In Agrobacterium sp. RAC06, a single window of DNA contains:
- a CDS encoding response regulator transcription factor, with amino-acid sequence MQTIALVDDDRNILTSVSIALEAEGYKVETYTDGASALDGLLARPPQLAIFDIKMPRMDGMELLRRLRQKSDIPVIFLTSKDEEIDELFGLKMGADDFITKPFSQRLLVERVKAILRRSASRESFAAGNGPAKGSPEQQARTLERGQLVMDQERHTCTWKGDPVTLTVTEFLILQSLAQRPGVVKSRDALMDAAYDEQVYVDDRTIDSHIKRLRKKFKMVDTDFDMIETLYGVGYRFREAA; translated from the coding sequence ATGCAGACGATCGCCCTCGTGGATGACGACCGCAATATTCTGACTTCGGTTTCCATCGCACTCGAAGCGGAAGGTTATAAGGTCGAAACCTACACCGATGGCGCCTCGGCTCTTGACGGTCTTCTGGCCCGACCGCCACAGCTCGCCATCTTCGACATCAAGATGCCGCGCATGGATGGCATGGAGCTGCTGCGTCGCCTGCGCCAGAAGTCCGATATCCCGGTGATCTTCCTGACCTCGAAGGACGAGGAAATCGACGAGCTCTTCGGCTTGAAGATGGGCGCTGATGATTTCATCACCAAGCCCTTCTCGCAGCGCCTGCTGGTGGAGCGCGTGAAAGCGATCCTGCGACGGTCTGCAAGCCGCGAGAGCTTTGCTGCGGGTAACGGCCCTGCAAAGGGAAGCCCCGAGCAACAGGCCCGCACGCTGGAGCGCGGACAGCTGGTGATGGACCAGGAACGCCATACCTGCACCTGGAAGGGTGATCCGGTGACGCTGACCGTGACCGAATTCCTCATCCTGCAGTCGCTAGCGCAGCGCCCCGGCGTGGTCAAGAGCCGTGACGCCTTGATGGACGCGGCCTATGACGAGCAGGTCTATGTTGACGACCGCACGATCGACAGCCACATCAAGCGGCTGCGCAAGAAGTTCAAGATGGTCGATACCGACTTCGACATGATTGAAACGCTGTACGGTGTCGGCTACCGCTTCCGCGAAGCAGCGTAA